A DNA window from Streptomyces parvus contains the following coding sequences:
- a CDS encoding DUF6243 family protein yields the protein MTDSKNINNPVGMGGGQRKRQSRAERQNNGPHRNLDRESAAEQKAELVRKMREKTGAAEGSGQTAAIEDSGQTGDGSAQG from the coding sequence ATGACCGACAGCAAGAACATCAACAACCCCGTGGGCATGGGCGGAGGCCAGCGCAAGCGGCAGTCCCGCGCCGAGCGGCAGAACAACGGGCCGCACCGCAACCTCGACCGCGAGAGCGCTGCCGAGCAGAAGGCGGAGCTGGTGCGCAAGATGCGCGAGAAGACCGGCGCGGCCGAGGGCTCCGGGCAGACTGCCGCGATCGAGGATTCCGGGCAGACGGGCGATGGAAGCGCGCAGGGGTGA
- a CDS encoding PA14 domain-containing protein translates to MNPARRMTATALVLATAGGVLHATALSASAAVSCASPVFQRQFFANTTFTGTPKKTDCDSVIDQNWGTGAPASGLPSNSFGVRWSVTRDFGSGGPFTFTASGRDGMRVYLDGVRKIDVWKNGSATVKKTVNVTIPPGKHTLRFDYVNWTGAANVSFAYAPRTSATYDKVTPLAPTGAAVSYNSATGAAKVSWTRNKEMDLANYRVYRRLQGTPYGSKQLATTTATSYTDSTLPKTGAAYYYEVRAVDKAGHVSGGSSDKLVTTIDRTPPAAPFVEWDACPADQPYAAPQLVTTAKNAADIVRYEMQRLDAATQRWSTVHSGPKGAICDTGYRADGSKVTYRGRARDAAGNWSAYSAATTFTTPDLTPPAAVTGLRAEYRSGVPHLVWSPVSGAASYQVLQYDPATGGYVDARPAGTPGARTDVVPRQSAAVADSYRYAVRSVDAEGNAATPVEITLKMADRPEAVPAFKTTASRFDEGVMVAWSSVDPWTVDERPLPTYTILRTDTATGETAVVDGCKPFTSVDQPLADPETYWTWAGDDAPLSARKQVNGSCWDVQGASETAYEYRVVTTDRHGRVSQPGPPATATTPDTQRPAPVENLSAERVPLGVRLTWTPPADTDVRGYHVWQGVTDPDSGETVWKENCWFGSSLAATEILCPTVADGATHVYKVAATDDRLLHDDDPLDVLHPAEVAVTLPDTRPPGWTGTEVHEGQYPQLYVGCSESSGLGDCSRFASYRVERWDPLTAAYVTLAEGATGDASSYMDTTVHEDRLGLYYYRVVRLDASGAEAATRSSAHGIWDSWL, encoded by the coding sequence ATGAACCCAGCCAGACGCATGACCGCCACCGCCCTGGTCCTGGCCACGGCAGGCGGAGTGCTCCACGCCACCGCCCTGTCCGCCTCCGCGGCGGTGAGCTGCGCCTCTCCCGTCTTCCAACGGCAGTTCTTCGCGAACACGACGTTCACAGGCACGCCGAAGAAGACGGACTGCGATTCCGTGATCGACCAGAACTGGGGCACGGGCGCACCCGCCTCCGGCCTGCCGTCCAACAGCTTCGGCGTGCGCTGGTCGGTGACGCGCGACTTCGGCTCCGGTGGCCCCTTCACGTTCACGGCCTCCGGCCGGGACGGCATGCGGGTCTACCTCGACGGCGTCCGCAAGATCGACGTCTGGAAGAACGGCTCCGCCACCGTCAAGAAGACGGTGAACGTGACGATCCCCCCGGGCAAGCACACGCTCCGCTTCGACTACGTCAACTGGACGGGTGCCGCGAACGTCTCGTTCGCCTATGCGCCGCGCACCTCCGCCACGTACGACAAGGTCACGCCCCTCGCCCCGACGGGCGCGGCCGTCTCGTACAACTCCGCCACCGGTGCGGCCAAGGTCTCCTGGACCAGGAACAAGGAGATGGACCTGGCGAACTACCGGGTCTACCGGCGGCTGCAGGGCACGCCGTACGGAAGCAAGCAGCTCGCGACGACCACCGCCACGTCGTACACCGACAGCACGCTGCCCAAGACGGGCGCGGCCTACTACTACGAGGTGCGGGCCGTCGACAAGGCCGGCCACGTCTCCGGCGGCAGCTCCGACAAGCTCGTCACCACCATCGACAGGACGCCGCCCGCCGCCCCGTTCGTCGAATGGGACGCCTGCCCGGCCGACCAGCCCTACGCGGCGCCGCAGCTGGTCACCACCGCGAAGAACGCCGCCGACATCGTCCGGTACGAGATGCAGCGGCTCGACGCCGCCACGCAGCGCTGGAGCACCGTCCACTCCGGCCCCAAGGGCGCGATCTGCGACACCGGCTACCGGGCCGACGGCAGCAAGGTCACCTACCGGGGCCGGGCCCGGGACGCCGCCGGGAACTGGTCGGCGTACTCGGCCGCCACCACGTTCACCACCCCCGACCTGACCCCGCCCGCCGCCGTCACGGGGCTCCGCGCCGAGTACCGGTCGGGCGTACCGCATCTGGTGTGGTCACCCGTCTCCGGGGCCGCTTCGTACCAGGTCCTCCAGTACGACCCCGCGACCGGCGGCTACGTCGACGCCCGCCCTGCGGGGACCCCCGGTGCCCGGACCGACGTGGTGCCGCGCCAGTCGGCCGCGGTCGCCGACAGCTACCGGTACGCGGTGCGCTCCGTGGACGCCGAGGGCAACGCCGCCACGCCGGTGGAGATCACCCTGAAGATGGCCGACCGCCCGGAGGCCGTCCCCGCGTTCAAGACCACCGCCAGCAGGTTCGACGAGGGGGTGATGGTCGCGTGGAGCAGCGTCGACCCGTGGACCGTCGACGAACGGCCCCTTCCCACGTACACGATCCTCCGGACCGACACCGCGACCGGCGAGACCGCCGTCGTGGACGGGTGCAAGCCGTTCACCTCGGTGGACCAGCCGTTGGCCGACCCGGAAACGTACTGGACCTGGGCGGGCGACGATGCCCCCCTGTCCGCCCGCAAGCAGGTCAACGGCAGCTGCTGGGACGTCCAGGGAGCGTCGGAGACGGCGTACGAATACCGCGTCGTGACGACCGACCGCCACGGCCGCGTGTCGCAGCCCGGCCCGCCCGCGACGGCGACCACCCCGGACACCCAGCGCCCCGCCCCGGTCGAGAACCTCAGCGCGGAACGCGTCCCGCTCGGCGTCCGGCTGACCTGGACGCCGCCCGCCGACACCGACGTCCGCGGCTACCACGTATGGCAGGGCGTCACCGACCCGGACAGCGGTGAGACGGTCTGGAAGGAGAACTGCTGGTTCGGCAGTTCCCTGGCCGCCACCGAGATCCTCTGCCCGACGGTCGCCGACGGCGCCACCCACGTCTACAAGGTGGCAGCCACGGACGACCGCCTTCTGCACGACGACGACCCGCTCGACGTCCTGCACCCCGCCGAGGTCGCGGTGACCCTGCCCGACACCCGGCCGCCGGGCTGGACGGGGACCGAGGTCCACGAGGGCCAGTACCCGCAGCTGTACGTCGGCTGCTCCGAAAGCTCCGGCCTCGGGGACTGCTCCCGTTTCGCGAGCTACCGGGTGGAGCGCTGGGACCCCCTCACGGCCGCCTACGTCACCTTGGCGGAGGGCGCGACGGGCGACGCGTCGTCCTACATGGACACGACGGTCCACGAGGACCGCCTCGGCCTGTACTACTACCGCGTCGTACGCCTCGACGCCTCGGGTGCCGAGGCCGCGACGCGTTCGTCGGCGCACGGCATCTGGGACTCCTGGCTCTGA
- a CDS encoding FAD-binding oxidoreductase gives MRLVNISSINQLRERVRGPVITPDSDGYDEARTVYNAMIDRRPAAVAQCAHAGDVMAAVDFARDNGLDLAVRGGGHSVPGFGTCDDGVVADLSGMRGVRVDPRRRTARVDGGATWGDFDAATHTFGLATTGGIVSTTGVAGLTLGGGIGYLARGLGLSCDNLVSADVVTADGRLLVASEHEHEDLFWALRGGGGNFGAVTSFEFRLSPVEDIYGGPILYELTDAGTVLRAFRELIADAPEELGGFPAFQIAPPLPFIPEDRHGDTFILIVACWAGPMNEGERAVQRFRDIAPVVAEHVGPMPYPALNSAFDALVPPGLQHYWKANFVTELSDAAITAHLDHAPRLPAMNSTVHIYPVNGACHRVAPEDTAFAYRNANFATVIAGMWPDPADNEANTAWVRDYYQATAPHSEEGGYINFMAEDDQDRIRANYRGNYERLVEVKRAYDPGNLFHVNQNIKP, from the coding sequence GTGAGGTTGGTGAACATCTCATCGATCAACCAGTTGCGGGAACGTGTACGGGGGCCGGTGATCACGCCTGACAGCGATGGCTACGACGAGGCGCGCACGGTCTACAACGCCATGATCGACCGGCGTCCGGCGGCCGTCGCGCAGTGTGCACACGCGGGCGATGTCATGGCTGCGGTCGACTTCGCACGCGACAACGGGCTGGACCTCGCGGTGCGTGGTGGTGGGCACAGTGTGCCCGGCTTCGGGACCTGCGACGACGGGGTGGTGGCCGATCTGTCCGGCATGCGAGGCGTCCGCGTCGATCCCCGGCGGCGGACAGCGCGTGTGGACGGCGGTGCGACCTGGGGCGACTTCGACGCGGCGACGCACACGTTCGGCCTGGCGACCACGGGCGGGATCGTCTCGACCACCGGTGTCGCGGGGCTCACCCTCGGCGGAGGGATCGGGTACCTCGCCCGCGGTCTGGGGCTGAGCTGCGACAACCTGGTCTCGGCCGATGTCGTGACCGCGGACGGCAGGCTGCTCGTCGCGAGCGAGCACGAACACGAGGACCTGTTCTGGGCCCTCCGCGGCGGCGGCGGCAACTTCGGCGCGGTGACATCGTTCGAGTTCCGGCTCAGTCCGGTCGAGGACATCTACGGCGGGCCCATCCTGTACGAGCTGACGGATGCGGGCACGGTCCTGCGGGCGTTCCGCGAACTCATCGCCGACGCCCCGGAGGAGCTCGGCGGTTTCCCCGCCTTCCAGATCGCTCCGCCACTGCCGTTCATCCCGGAGGACCGGCACGGTGACACCTTCATCCTCATCGTCGCGTGCTGGGCCGGACCCATGAACGAGGGAGAGCGCGCCGTCCAGCGGTTCCGGGACATCGCACCGGTGGTCGCCGAGCACGTCGGCCCCATGCCGTATCCCGCTCTCAACAGCGCGTTCGACGCGCTGGTACCGCCGGGCCTGCAGCACTACTGGAAGGCCAACTTCGTGACCGAGCTCAGTGATGCGGCGATCACCGCACACCTCGATCACGCGCCTCGGCTGCCCGCCATGAATTCGACGGTGCACATCTACCCGGTCAACGGCGCCTGCCACCGCGTGGCACCGGAGGACACGGCCTTCGCCTACCGCAACGCCAACTTCGCCACCGTCATCGCGGGGATGTGGCCCGACCCCGCCGACAACGAGGCCAACACCGCCTGGGTGCGCGACTACTACCAGGCCACCGCTCCGCACTCGGAAGAAGGCGGGTACATCAACTTCATGGCCGAGGACGACCAGGACCGCATCAGGGCCAACTACCGGGGCAACTACGAACGCCTCGTCGAGGTCAAGAGGGCCTACGACCCCGGAAACCTGTTCCATGTGAACCAGAACATCAAACCGTAG